ATGGCCATCTTGTTTTCTGTATATCAGGCATTTGAAGAGAATTCCaatgtaaaaatgaaaaaaaatacaagaattaCAAACGAATTATCAGAAAATCTGATTTACTTGACGAGAATCTTTATTCTCAATTCAATAACAGTTAATAATATTTGTTCTCATCAATCTTCCCAAATGTTTACAACATCATCTCAGATATGTTTCTCCACCATTATAACCAGCTTGTTATCTTCAACCCATTATCATGACATCAATCTGCGTTATACCAGTTATACTATAAGTAAGCTGTTAATATTCTTTTCCTATGTTACCCATGGGTGTAAGAACTTTTCTCCCCTTATCTTTGCTAGATGAACATGGATTTCAGTAAAATGGATCTCTTGACTGTAGGTTGAAAGATGACATAAAAATGATACTGTTCTAAGCGTTAAATGGAAACTATAGCATGTCATTTCTCCAAGCTCATCAGGCTGCCAATAATTAGCTCAATGTTGTTAGCGTTTGATGTACAGATTTCTCTACTTAAGTATTTTTCTCAGGAACTAGAACCAAGATGCAAATGGATACAAATCTGCAGCAGGCCAAAACAGATCTCCAAACAAAATTCAATTGTTATTTCATGTTCTTGATTGTTATCTCTTATACATGGCAATaagaagaaataagaaagaaggaAGAATACATTTGTAAACCAAAAATCAGCCAATCTTGAAGAAGCAAGGCACAGTGACATAGATGGCAGGTACAGAATTGAATTGCTTACACTCACATGGATTCAATGAAGTTGAATTCAGATAATTAAAACCATGGCGATGCTCCATCACAACATCTGCCCAAAACATTGCATGGTAACATTATCGGCTCAAACATGATATTCAAGGAAAGAATGAAATTCCACTACGCTTTCAACCCAAGGTGGGTTGCTTTGTCTACATCACATGGGCTAGGCATCATTGAAACAACTGCCTGGATTGAACTCCGACAAAATTCACCATCATTTTCTTCTGGGTGGATCCCGATTGAGCCCATGcttctttagggttttgatATAATTTCTCATGAGCGTAAACTTATTGCTACCAAGATGGTAGAAATAATCCCATGTGTATATCCCAGTTTTATGCAAGTCATCAAAAAGAATCCTGGTCCAACCACCAAAATGAAACAATAATACAGtttcaataagaaaatatttgttttttggtttgaGTAAAAAACTTAAATGACCCAACAGAACATGCAACATCCAAAAGTTACTTCTGAGACTAGAGTACCTTACCCCATAGTTCCCTATGGGTTCTGCAGACATGATTCCAACATGACGCCGCCCAAAGATCACCTAGATCAGGCATGTCAAACATTGAATCAGGGAAACAATTACGGGTAAAACAATCAACCATGAAAATTATCTACTTGTTCCTTTGAAAATTATCCAAGTGATGCCAAATTTCCgttagttttgaaggaaaaccAATGCACAAAGATTTCAAACAGATACAGCACTTAGATCAATGCAGGTAAATAAAATTCTCTCCAACTTTCAATATCAAATGCCAATCATACAGAAGGTAATTTTCATTGGTTAGATCCTAGATGCAAAGATAGGAGGTCAACAAGTGCAAAAGTTGCTCTATGTTAAATGATTCTAACTATTCCATGgactaaaggaaaaaagaaaacagttcatgatttaaaagatatttttcttgacaacataaaatatatatatatataaaccaacaacaacaacaactactactactactactacagtaaagatgaaatttttttccaattaccTTCTCACCGCCAATTGACCTAACTTTGCTATCAGCAGCTGGGCTGTGTATTCTTAGAAATTCAGCTGACAAATTAAATGCACTGCCATTGTCAAATTCCACCTCCACCTGAAGTAAAAGGTCATTTGGAAGTCAAATATAAGTCAGAAGGTGATAATTAATAAGAGGTTAGAAGTAACATGATTCACAAAAGCAAAATGGGCGGCTAACCAACAGTCAATACAGGTCAACATTGCAACAAAATTTggggaaaaacaaaaatccttTACAGTTGAAGTTTCTGCAAGATTATTGTTCACAAATTCgccaaaattatcaaaataaaatttcccaCAAAAAAGAAATGCTGCAAGGTTAAAATTCAAGTTGAAGGACACCAGTGAAGATGGAAAATTTTTATCACCAAACAAGGGGGAAAAAAACCAAGTTTATGGATCTAACAACCTTCAAACAATTTTGctagaaattttttatcactaaacaaggggaaaaaaaatcaagtttatGGATCTAACAACCTTCGATCAATTTTGTCAATATATCTCCTTTTAATTTTAGGTTCAATGAAATgataggaaattatttttttacttgtcAAAAGATTACCTGGTTTTTTTACTAGCTTGTAAAGCTAACCTTACAACAAGCACTTCTGTTGTAGGTTGTTCTCACTAATTAGAATCCCATAACCATAACACACTCTAAGcctatcaataataataaaaacataacatggTCTAAAAATA
Above is a genomic segment from Vitis riparia cultivar Riparia Gloire de Montpellier isolate 1030 chromosome 14, EGFV_Vit.rip_1.0, whole genome shotgun sequence containing:
- the LOC117931217 gene encoding uncharacterized protein LOC117931217 isoform X1; its protein translation is MLARLRGVRSIHTTPRLTKFSLHLPKTVEVEFDNGSAFNLSAEFLRIHSPAADSKVRSIGGEKVIFGRRHVGIMSAEPIGNYGVRILFDDLHKTGIYTWDYFYHLGSNKFTLMRNYIKTLKKHGLNRDPPRRK
- the LOC117931217 gene encoding uncharacterized protein LOC117931217 isoform X2 — its product is MLARLRGVRSIHTTPRLTKFSLHLPKTVEVEFDNGSAFNLSAEFLRIHSPAADSKVRSIGGEKVIFGRRHVGIMSAEPIGNYGDSF